In the genome of Phlebotomus papatasi isolate M1 chromosome 2, Ppap_2.1, whole genome shotgun sequence, one region contains:
- the LOC129800729 gene encoding interaptin-like, producing the protein MRRDKTVAPEKVNKTHGKNPERKEVFLGQLTSKKGLGIMDNQLNGSLRGDHRRGELESQVYGQWGHETPRDRIIHESRSSRDASAKLSWWDASMEQNIRAEKHEKEAGEREERMLGETERHEGILEENREELNSQMHELQTMQDSHMDEVQKHDSDTNVLRQEVDQLRQRHQEIENLFEKWRNQVDNRIQESSLPQNNFRYIKMILEGKIARVQEKLRMDLELMENLSESIKEESLKPLLKQFEQDLKEIKNESDEVKSLYDCEAKSHLITREVIWNSMAESRDHLIRDTVVELLKRTSQEIDKCEDRYQELIGLKATHMKALEHSGDVLSDLMREQWEQCEKTNSQSDLCNEAASEDIPETPSRKHFHEYDSIVNQMSSQRISPHPRNDPDQGVSSRYGKKKIAWTWTSMEKTSNK; encoded by the coding sequence ATGCGCAGAGACAAGACAGTTGCTCCCGAAAAAGTGAACAAGACGCACGGAAAAAATCCAGAACGCAAAGAAGTATTTCTTGGACAATTGACAAGTAAAAAGGGACTGGGAATAATGGATAATCAGTTGAACGGGAGTCTCAGAGGAGATCACCGTAGAGGTGAACTGGAGAGTCAAGTGTATGGCCAGTGGGGCCATGAAACTCCCAGGGACAGGATTATTCACGAAAGCAGGAGCTCCCGTGATGCTTCTGCCAAACTCAGCTGGTGGGATGCTTCAATGGAGCAGAATATAAGGGCTGAGAAGCACGAGAAGGAAGCTGGTGAGAGAGAGGAGAGGATGCTGGGAGAAACTGAGCGCCATGAAGGGATACTTGAGGAGAACCGTGAAGAATTGAACTCACAAATGCACGAACTGCAGACAATGCAGGACTCTCACATGGATGAAGTGCAGAAGCACGATTCAGATACCAATGTCCTGAGACAGGAAGTGGACCAACTCCGTCAGCGTCACCAGGAAATTGAGAATCTCTTTGAAAAGTGGCGCAATCAAGTTGACAATCGCATTCAAGAATCTTCTCTTCCACAAAACAATTTCCGGTATATCAAAATGATTCTCGAAGGGAAAATTGCTCGTGTCCAGGAGAAACTTCGAATGGACCTGGAATTGATGGAAAATCTCTCGGAAAGCATAAAGGAGGAGAGCCTAAAGCCTCTTCTGAAGCAATTCGAGCAAGATCTCAAGGAGATAAAAAATGAAAGCGATGAAGTGAAGagtctctatgactgtgaagCAAAATCACATTTGATAACCAGGGAAGTCATCTGGAACTCAATGGCCGAATCCAGGGACCATCTAATTCGAGACACTGTCGTAGAACTCCTCAAGCGGACAAGCCAGGAAATTGACAAATGCGAGGATCGCTATCAAGAACTCATTGGTCTCAAAGCCACTCATATGAAAGCCTTGGAGCACTCTGGTGATGTCCTGAGTGACCTTATGAGGGAACAATGGGAGCAATGTGAGAAAACTAACTCCCAATCAGATCTCTGCAATGAAGCAGCCTCTGAGGACATCCCAGAAACACCTTCGAGGAAGCATTTCCACGAGTATGATTCAATTGTTAATCAGATGAGTAGCCAGAGGATCAGTCCCCATCCCAGAAATGATCCGGACCAAGGAGTTTCTTCCCGCTAcggcaagaaaaaaattgcatggACTTGGACATCTATGGAGAAGACTTCCAATAAATAA